The following is a genomic window from Afipia sp. P52-10.
AAGGCTGGAATGGAGTGGGTGGTTGCGAGCGTCACAAGCAGGCAGCCCCGCTCCCTCGCCCACAGTTCGAACGCGTCAACAAACAGCCGCCGAGTTCCAGGACGACTGCATTTCAGCATGATTTCACTGGCGACCATGACCGATACCAGTGGCGGCCGATAACAGTGCCCCAGGAACATGCTTCGATCGGCGACCAGACACAGCCAATGCCGATCGCCAATCGCATGCGTCAGGTCGGCGCCCGCAGCGGCGGGATCAAACGAGAACGGGAATGCCTGCTCAGCATGATGTTCCTTTAAGAGACCCACCATCGCGCCGATATCGGCGCGCGTGGCTTGCCTCATCCCTTCGTCGCCGCCTTGATGCCCGGCGAGGTTTCGAGCTTGCCGTTCACCTTGCCCCAGAAATGCTCCCAATCACCGACGACAGCCACATCCCGGAAGAACGCATCACCCGGCAGTCGCAACTGTTGGGATTCGTGCGAACGAGTGTCGGTATTGAACCGGGTCATTTCCTGCGTATGCGACTTGCACGTCAGGTTGACACCGCCGTCCTCATTCTCGGCCGGGGTTTTGATCTCGATCTTGTCGACAAAGCCCAGGAAGCGCGGCATAGCCGGCGCAACCTGCTGCATGGTCTCCGGATCGAACAGCGTCCTGAAGATCTGCACCGGTGCCTGCTGGGCATCGTACTGGCGCAGAAGCTCCTCGACCCGCGCGTTGATCTGCGACATCTTCACCGTGACGGTCTGCACGGTGATGTTATGCACAAGCGGGATGTCAGAAATCTCCGTCAGCGTATACGTGCCGTAGAACGTGCGGGTCTCTACACCGCCGGTACGCGGGTTGATCACCTGCATGCCGCGCTGTCCGACGCCGGACCACTGTCCCTCCACAACCCGATCACCGGTCGAACGATCCCGCACCTCTATCCAAAGTAAATCGGCAAGCACCAACTTGCGAGCCGGCAGCGCCGCCAAATTCTCCGCAGAGATCGAACGCATCAGCGTGCCTCCACCGCTTGGAAGCTGATGCTACCGCGGCCGGACAAATCGGCATCTGCCGAAACCGAGCCAGGCACCAGCGCCATAATGCAATGCGGGCGTTTGACCGACACGACCGCATCCACAACGGTCCCCGGCCAGAAATGTGGCCGCACCTCAATTGGAGGCGTAATACCGGCGCCATCAGCGGCGGCTGTCTCCATGACCTCGTACAGATCCGCAGCGCCAATCCGGATCATGTCGCCGACGCTGAAGATGTAACCGACCGGAAGCTGCTTCACGCGCAGGGACTTGTTGTTACCACCGATGGTGTGAACAGCTGCCGTCGCACCGGAGAACGCACCACCCGTCGGCCAGGAGCCGTTAGGATACAGGATCGGATAGCACCGGGACAGCTTGTAGCCGATGAATGTGCCGAAACCGTTGCCGAGCGCGTTCAGTTTCGCGCGCCAGTGATCGAGCTGGTTTGGCGTCAGCGTCTTCGACTGTGCTGTCATTCGCCAGAGCGGCTGTCCCATGTCCCTGACATAGGTTCGGCCGCCAGCGACACGCGATTGCTCTTGCCGATGCATCGGCTCGAACGACGTGATCCAGCCAGGCCAGTCAGCAAGGAAATCAACAGGCTCACTCAATGCCATTGCGGTCACCATCGCGTATTCGGTCGATCCTGGACTACCTGCCTGATCTTGTACGGCAACGATATTTCCAGTTTTGCGAGTTGCTGTTGAAGTCGGGCAAGACCCGCTTGATCCGCACCGCGCGCGTCGATCGAAATCGCGACCGGAGCAGTGACGCCTCCTCCCATATGACGAACGACGTCATTCGGGATAATCTGCGCGCCGCGAGGCAAGTTCAGAAGCTCCGGCCCGCGCTCGCCGACCCAGGTCAGACCTCCTCGCCAATTGTCGGTACCTTCGGCGTTGCTGCCGATAGGAAGCGGAAAGGGATTAACGCCCCCAGTAAGTGAAACGTCGTATCCATTGACAAAGTTGCCACCGAACGCGCCAAGCAACCCGTTCGCAATTGGCCCTGTTATCGCGCGCCGAATAGCGATACGCATAAGGTCTTCGGCAATGCCCTTCGCCATCTCGCTAAAGGCTTGCTTCAACGTTTTGGTGCCCATGACGACGCCGATGATTCCGGTTTCGAAACTCTTCAGTCCCTTAACCGCAGCATTCTCGAGTGCCTTATCGACAGCTTGCGCTTCCTTTATGAAATCAAGCAGCGGCCGTGTCTCCGCAGCTTTCTTGACAGCTTCTGTTCCCTTCGCCTCAGCGTCGGGCTTCTTCCCTGTCGCTCCCGATCCAAGGGATGCCAACGTTTGACTCGATTTAGCGAGCTCAACATTCATGAGCCGGTACTGTTCCAGGGTCGATTTTGCGCTTTGGCGCGTCAGGGCATTGAGAACTTCCATCCCCTTCTCGAACGCCGCAAGATCGATCCCGACTGGAATCGTCAAAGCAGGTATTGCCATCGCTATTCCTCTAGCGAACGATCAGACGATGTCGCTCGATCATATGCTCCAACTCCTCCCCCATCATCGCGGGCATCTCCTCCATGCCGTTAGCGCGGTTATAACCATCGACGCAGGCGATGATCTCCCACAACGTCGCGTCATCGGTCTGTCGTGGGGTCCACCCGAGTCCCTGCCCCAAACTCAGGATTTCCGAACGTCGGAGGCGTCCATTGGAGTGATAAAGCCGGCCTGCATCACCTCCGCCGGCAATTCTTTTCCCACGTCGTCCCCTCTCGGCGGCACCAACGCTGCCTCGATCACCGCGTAAGCAATCAGCACACTCGAAGCCAATGGATTTTCATCAACGTGATTTTTGACCGCAGCCATCGCCTTCTCCGGCGACATACCGCCGCCGATCAAGCCGAGCCGAATAGTCTCGCGCACATCATTGAGTCGCCATGTACCGTCCGCCAGGCGCTGCAGGATCGCCGCTATCCCGGCTCCGCATTTCTCCTCAAGGTCGAGAATCAAGCCGACTTTCGCGATACAGAACTGATCCTCGCCATGGGACCAAACAATGGTTCGCGTTCCGTTTGCACTCATGGGGCGCCGTTCGCCCATGTGACAGGCCCATCAGACACCAAAGACAACGACGACTGAATTTTTCCGTCTCCCTGATTTCCCGTGACCTCATACTTCGTCAGCAGAAAACGACCCTGCCAATAGCCGGGCGCTGCCGTGTCGAGCACGATACGAACGTTCTTCGCCTCGCCGGAAAGAAACCAATTATTCCAGAATGGAAAAGTCTCATCGGCCTGAAGTCCCGAACCGTTCACGCCGGCGGACAACGATCGAGTCACCCTCTCCGTCCAGGTTGGCGCATCCGGATCATCGCAGTCGCCGACCACGGCATCGGATGTGTCCGCCGAGAAAGCGATCCCTTTTGAGGTCAGCCCGCAGACTTTCGACGTGAAGTCTTCCGGATCAGCTCCATCGCCTGGCCAGATCGAGAGTTTCGACCAACGATTTGTGGTCGGCTTAGCCATGTCGGCCTCCGTAAAAAAGCCCCGCGGGGCATGACAGGTGAGAAATGAAGGTTAGTTCGACGGTTCGGTGCGTGCTCGGAATAGCAAGACCGCATGCTTCGTCTGTCCGTCTTGCGTCCTGAGATAATTCGCACGCTGAAAATCGATTGAAATCAGCCGCTGACCATCCCCGAGATCCAAGGGAGCATTGTGGAGCGCGTCGCGCACGGCACACCCAATCTTCTGCGCTTCCACCATGCCGACGGCTTCGGACCAGCCATCGATCTGCAAGCGGCTGTCTGATCCCTCGTATTCTGCCGCGGCTTCAACAAGTACGCGCCGTGGACCCAAGGAGATATATGGCTTCAACGCCGCCGGGGGAACATCGTCGAACACACGGTCTCCGACAAGCTCAACAATCGCTGGAGACGATTTGAGGCGATCGACAATCGCCCTTTGCAACAACAACAGCGCATCGGTATCACTCATGCTCCGACAACGCCTCCGCTAACGCCTGCTCCGCTCGCCGCGCGTATCCATCCGCCCAATCGTCGACCGTCGCATGAAAATAGGACTGTGCTGCATTCCGCTCGGTTCCATATTCAGCAGCGAGCGCAGCGTGGTTTTCCTCTTCGTTTCCGCCGACGGTCACGTCTAACGTGTGATCTTGCCGGCCTCGACGCACATGCACCGAATCCGCAAGCTCGGACGGAGCGTCCGCCGGGATGTTTGCCGCAATGGCTGCCCGCAAATCGTCGGCTTCATCGGCGACGAATGCCGACATGTCTCGTACCAGCTTGGCCGACAGGTTTTCCAGATAACGCCGAAGCTCTTCGTCGAAACCGCTCATCATTCCTCATTGTACGGCTCAACGCCGCTTTCGAGTGTCATTGGACAAAGCAACAAACTGCTTTTCGCACGCCGCGAGCTTTAGATCGGCAAGTCTGTAACCGCAGAGACCTTGAGCCACTCGCCCTTGCCATCAACGTCAGCGATCGAGCGGATGGCGTAATGTGCCCCGGATATGACATCTCGAGCCCGCCAGTCGACAGCGATTGCGCGCGTCGAAGCGGCTTGACGCACGGTGATCAGGACAGGTCGGCGATCTCGGGACGATCCGCCAACCATAACCTCTGCACCAAGCTGTTCTTCGACTTTGGCCCAGGCGACGAATTGCTCTTCGAACGCGTTTTGCGTGTTGCCATAACCGTCAGATATCAATGCGCGTCGGTCGAACGCGATACGCCGGCGCAAATCACCTGCGCTATTCGTCTGCATTATTCCCTCCAAGAATTGCTTCGCCTGACCGCAGCCTGAACACGACGGTAGTGCGATAAACGCGCCGCTTCTCGCGGCGAATGTCCGCGAGTGAGAACCGCAGTTCGAAACACCGGTTTTGTTCAATCCTCAGCGGAGCATCATCGAGAGCGCCAAGCAAAGCTCCAGCGATCGCCTGCGCATCGCCTTGACGCCCCTGGCTCCAAGCATGCACTGTGAGCTGCCACTCGTCGTCTCGGTCGCCCGCGGGCTCGATCTCTCCCAGCGACACATAGGGATAGATGCCATTCACCGGCACGTCACTGTAAATGTACGGCCCGCCGAGAACCACCGATACGCCTCCATCCTCGACAAGAGCCATTCGGACGGCCTGCCGCAGGGTATTTGTGCACTCCCCCGTCGCGCCATTCACAGTGACAGCGCCCGATAGGGAGCGATCAGCGGCCAGAGTCCGGGCAGTATCGCCGCCACCCCTTGCATCAGGCCGCGATTGTCGTACCAGTGCGCCGTCAGCTGCCGGACCGCCTGCCGCAATGGCTCCGGCACGCTCGTTTCCGTGGTGCCAAAGCCGAGCACAACATCGAGTTCAATGGCGGCAATCCGTCGCCCGGGGATGGGTAACGTCCAGGCTGGCGCCGCGAGCGACCACGACGCTTTGTCCAAGACGAATGTCTCGGGATCGATGTCTATGCTCGCCCTCTCGCCGTCGAGCACCCGTGCAGCCTGAACGGAAATCAAGGGGCCGCGCTTCAGGGCGATCCTTCCATCTTGCGGCCATGCGTCGCGTACGAAACGCCACGTCTGCGCGATCAGAGCGCTGCGCGCCATGGTTTCGACCTGTGTTCGCGCGGCCACAATCAGCGAGACGATCATGGCATCGTCTTCGGTGTGCTCGACACGAAGAAACTGCTTGGCCTCAGCCAGCGTCAAAGGCTCCGTCGCCGGGGGCGTCAGAAGGAAGGCAGACATCAAGTCCTCGTGTAAAGTGAATGATTGACAGGATGCGCGCGGCAAGGTTCATCCCTGAACCATGAGCGCACTTCGATCCTGTTCCAGCTTCTTTGCCGTCGTCGCCAGCCTGCTGCTGGTATCCCCAGCCTCAGCTATCGTCGGCGGCGGCGCGCCAAGCGCCGATGGCGTCGGCCGCAGCGTCGTCACCATCGTCGGCTCGCGCGGCAACTTCTGTAGCGGCACAATGATAGCGCCGGCGATCGTGCTGACCGCCGCGCATTGCGTGCAGAGCGGCGCGACCTATAAAATTGTCGAATATGACGCGCAGCGGACGCCGCAGTTGCGCGACGTGGCGCAAGTCGCAACCCACCCGCAGTTCAATCTGCAAACCATGCTGGCGCATCGGGCCACTGCCGACGTTGCGCTGCTCAGGCTTGCGAACCCGGTCGCCGCTGGACGGCAGCCAGCACAACTCGGGACGCCGCGCATCCCGATTGCCGTCGGCGGCCGATTCACCGTCGCCGGCATCGGCGTTACCGTACGCGGTGATGGCAAAAGCGGCGGCATCGTCCGCGCGGCCAGCCTGGTTACGACGGGCCAGCCCGGCACACTGCAGATTCGGCTGGTCGATCCGCTGACCGGCGGCAAGCGCGATGGTCTTGGCGCCTGCACCGGCGATTCAGGCGGGCCTGTGTTCGAGGATCAGCAAGGCCGCAGCGTGCTGATCGGTGTCGTCAGTTGGTCCACCGGGCCAAACGGCACCGCCGGTTGCGGTGGCATGACGGGCGTTACGCCCTTCTCACTCTATCGCGACTGGATCGTACAGACCGCACGCGGCTGGGGCGGTCGATTATAGCAAGACCCCTCCGGCAAGACCAAATGCAGGTCGTATACGGCTACTAATCCGAAAACGCCTCAAGCGGAACATCTTCGCTTGCTAGCCACTCAATGCTCTTGGGAAGCTCGCCGTCAGTCTCGATGAAGTCTTTCACGGCCTTTCACGCTTCGGCAAAGAGGATAAAGAAACCAGCGGACGTCCCATGCAGATCAAGCACGAACTCACGCAACCTCAATAGAACCACTCTTGCCCCTGCGGAGCGAAGAAAAACGTCTTCAGTTCATCGAGATGCTCAGCTGTCCTGATCAAACCTATCGAAGCAGGTGGCGCTTTTCATTATCTTCGGAAACATTCGTCCAAGCAGCCTCAAGATCACTTCAACTTGGAATGTATTCCCCTTCCTCAAGGGCTTCCAACATCATCGCTGCGTCGGCTGCTTGAGCCACTTCCATAGCATCGCTGACTTCCACGAGGGTTGCCTTCGCCCGATCAGGCTCGACAGCCAGTAAGGCGATTGCAGTCATGAGCCGAACCTGCACATTTGGATGCTGGAGCAAAGGTAGAAGCGCGCGGCGTTGATCACCGGCACGGCCCTTCAATTCCGCTTTCACAGTCTCCATTTCATCGTATAACCGATTGTATTTCCGCGTTTTATAATGCCGCTCCGCTTCATACTGCTGGAGGGTGATCGACAGAAAACTTTCAACAAGTTCAAATGTACTTATTGCACTAAGAGATTTAGGCATGAGATCACCGCATTATCTTGAATTTTCGGAGAGCATATAGACCAACTCTACGCCTCGTCTCCCAGCTTTTATCTTTCAAATACTCTCTGGGGGAAAGCCCTCCGAATTTGGCATTGTGCCGCGCATACCAAGCGGTAAGATCAATATGCCTAATCGTGGACACCCTAACGAGGTTATCTCGAGCGTTGATCGTCTCATTGGAGAACCCAGCGTTTCTAGCACCAGTCTGCTCAACAATGTGATGAATTTGGTAACCGGGTCTCGGCTCCAACACATCCTGCTGCAATTCCTCTAGCGTCTTGGGAGGTTGACGGAGGCCTGAATATTATCCTGATGCCCCTTAAGCCACTCTATATTGTTTAAGGCTCCAAGATAGGCAATCGCACTAAGGCCTCCTCCGTATTTAACGAGCCACTCACCAATAGATCGAATGTAGCTTGTGCGCTCCTTGCTATCGTTAGGCCGACTCCCTGGAATTTCCGGAGGATCCCCGGAGTTGTGCCCAATGCCAGGCGGAGCGCCAACCTGCGCGACCTGTATCCAGCCTTCACGGTTCGCTCCACTCCCACCACCGGCAGCCGTCCATTCGCCACCATCGGGATTCCCTCTAGGAACGCGCGGTTGATTGGGGTTGTAATGCGAACGCCGAGGATCGAAATCCGACGGTGATCGCGCCTTCAACAGCAGCCGCATGCCGCGCAAGAGAGCGAGCTTGACCTTGATTGCCGCGAGCTCCTGCTTCTCGCGCAAGATCTCGGCCAGCATCGCACGCTGTTCGCGGACCTTCTCTATCTCGCGCGCAATGGTCGCCGGCGCGAAACGGACATGGCGTGGTAGGCAGTCATCCTGCGCGTGCGGCTCAAGATAACGATCGCGGTCCGGCCGCAGGTAGCGCTCGAAATCCGGACGCAAATAGCGCGACTGCGGATTCCGCAACCACGCGTCTTCTCGCTCTTCCATGAATGGGCTTTCAAAATCAGGATATGAAAGGGTGAGCTGACGCAGCCTTGCCTCACCCGTGCGGGAAGAAGCGAAGGCTCTCCGTCAGCCAAAAAACTGGGCCTGTCCCAGCCGTCAGCGGTGCGAGCGCCGTCACGGGCAGGCAAAGAAAAAGGGCGCCACAAGCGGCGCCCTCGAACGCATCCGTCAATGCTGTCGACGATCAGCTTTCCGCGAACTTCACCAGCTTGATCGCATCGAAGTCCTGCACGCCGCCACCGACACGCTTGGTGGTGTAGAACAGCACATAGGGCTTCGCGGAATACGGATCGCGCAGCACGCGCACGCCCTGACGATCCACCACCAGATAGCCGCGCATGAAGTCGCCAAAGGCCACCGAGAACGAATTCGCGCCAATGTCCGGCATGTCTTCAGCTTCGACAAGCGGGAACGACATCAGCGTCGCGCGCCCGCCGGCCAGCGCGGGCGGTTGCCACAAATAGGCTCCACCGGCATCCTTGAACTTACGCACCGTCGCCTGCGTTTTGCGGTTCATGACGAACGAGCCGTTCTGGCGGTAGCCCGCCTTGAGCGCATAGATGAGGTCGATCAGCACGTCGGCCGGATCTTCCTCGGGAAATGCCCCGGCCTCGCCGCTGGCGATATAACCGAGATTGCCCCAGCTCCAGGAGGTATTGGCGACAGTTGAGTAGCTCAGGAATCCCTTCGGCTTGTTCACGCCGTCGCCGGTGACGAAGGCCGTTCCCTCCTGCTGCGCGAAGGTCAGTTCCACCTCCGAGGCAATCCACTCATCGATGTTGACAGCGGAATCCTCCAGCAGCGTCGCGGTCGCCGCCGGCATGGCGTAGAGCTCCATCGCCGGGAACGAGAGTGCATCGAGCGTTGGCGAAGCGGTCTGAGCCCGTGCGTCGGTCTCTCCGACCCATCCCGCAGCGGGCCCCGCCGTCATGAACGGCTTCTTGTAAATGTTGCCGCTGATCTCGCGCACCGATGCAATAGAGCGGATCGGCGAGATGGTCCGCAGCCGCGCGCTGATCGAGTGCTCGAGTTCGACCGGAACGAGATAACCACCATCCGGATTGGAGCTGACCGAAAGCGCCTTGGTCTCGAGTTGCCGCAGCACGCCGGTCTCGCCACCCCGGACGTATGCATTGAACGCGCTCTTGTGCTCCCGCGTGGCACCGTCGAACATGACGCGGCGGGAGCTTTCCAGATGCGGTCGCGCATTGCGCAATGCCATATCATCGAACTGCTTCATCTTCTGATCGAGTGCATCGTTGATGCGGGCGATCTTCTCTTCCAGCAACACATCGGCATGCGAAGCCGACAGGCGTTCATCGTTACTGGATTTGAACTCCTCGAATGTTCGCGAAAGATCGTCATGCACAGCGCGCGTGTCCGCGGAAATACCGGCCTTGCGCTCCGGTGCCTGGTCTTGAATGTCAATGTCCATACAGGTC
Proteins encoded in this region:
- a CDS encoding phage tail tape measure C-terminal domain-containing protein, whose amino-acid sequence is MAIPALTIPVGIDLAAFEKGMEVLNALTRQSAKSTLEQYRLMNVELAKSSQTLASLGSGATGKKPDAEAKGTEAVKKAAETRPLLDFIKEAQAVDKALENAAVKGLKSFETGIIGVVMGTKTLKQAFSEMAKGIAEDLMRIAIRRAITGPIANGLLGAFGGNFVNGYDVSLTGGVNPFPLPIGSNAEGTDNWRGGLTWVGERGPELLNLPRGAQIIPNDVVRHMGGGVTAPVAISIDARGADQAGLARLQQQLAKLEISLPYKIRQVVQDRPNTRW
- a CDS encoding HK97 gp10 family phage protein, which translates into the protein MSGFDEELRRYLENLSAKLVRDMSAFVADEADDLRAAIAANIPADAPSELADSVHVRRGRQDHTLDVTVGGNEEENHAALAAEYGTERNAAQSYFHATVDDWADGYARRAEQALAEALSEHE
- a CDS encoding head-tail connector protein produces the protein MSAFLLTPPATEPLTLAEAKQFLRVEHTEDDAMIVSLIVAARTQVETMARSALIAQTWRFVRDAWPQDGRIALKRGPLISVQAARVLDGERASIDIDPETFVLDKASWSLAAPAWTLPIPGRRIAAIELDVVLGFGTTETSVPEPLRQAVRQLTAHWYDNRGLMQGVAAILPGLWPLIAPYRALSL
- a CDS encoding DUF3168 domain-containing protein, giving the protein MSDTDALLLLQRAIVDRLKSSPAIVELVGDRVFDDVPPAALKPYISLGPRRVLVEAAAEYEGSDSRLQIDGWSEAVGMVEAQKIGCAVRDALHNAPLDLGDGQRLISIDFQRANYLRTQDGQTKHAVLLFRARTEPSN
- a CDS encoding gene transfer agent family protein, giving the protein MSANGTRTIVWSHGEDQFCIAKVGLILDLEEKCGAGIAAILQRLADGTWRLNDVRETIRLGLIGGGMSPEKAMAAVKNHVDENPLASSVLIAYAVIEAALVPPRGDDVGKELPAEVMQAGFITPMDASDVRKS
- a CDS encoding phage major capsid protein, encoding MDIDIQDQAPERKAGISADTRAVHDDLSRTFEEFKSSNDERLSASHADVLLEEKIARINDALDQKMKQFDDMALRNARPHLESSRRVMFDGATREHKSAFNAYVRGGETGVLRQLETKALSVSSNPDGGYLVPVELEHSISARLRTISPIRSIASVREISGNIYKKPFMTAGPAAGWVGETDARAQTASPTLDALSFPAMELYAMPAATATLLEDSAVNIDEWIASEVELTFAQQEGTAFVTGDGVNKPKGFLSYSTVANTSWSWGNLGYIASGEAGAFPEEDPADVLIDLIYALKAGYRQNGSFVMNRKTQATVRKFKDAGGAYLWQPPALAGGRATLMSFPLVEAEDMPDIGANSFSVAFGDFMRGYLVVDRQGVRVLRDPYSAKPYVLFYTTKRVGGGVQDFDAIKLVKFAES
- a CDS encoding DUF2019 domain-containing protein; the protein is MPKSLSAISTFELVESFLSITLQQYEAERHYKTRKYNRLYDEMETVKAELKGRAGDQRRALLPLLQHPNVQVRLMTAIALLAVEPDRAKATLVEVSDAMEVAQAADAAMMLEALEEGEYIPS
- a CDS encoding head-tail adaptor protein — its product is MQTNSAGDLRRRIAFDRRALISDGYGNTQNAFEEQFVAWAKVEEQLGAEVMVGGSSRDRRPVLITVRQAASTRAIAVDWRARDVISGAHYAIRSIADVDGKGEWLKVSAVTDLPI
- a CDS encoding DUF3168 domain-containing protein — encoded protein: MALVEDGGVSVVLGGPYIYSDVPVNGIYPYVSLGEIEPAGDRDDEWQLTVHAWSQGRQGDAQAIAGALLGALDDAPLRIEQNRCFELRFSLADIRREKRRVYRTTVVFRLRSGEAILGGNNADE
- a CDS encoding phage tail tube protein, coding for MAKPTTNRWSKLSIWPGDGADPEDFTSKVCGLTSKGIAFSADTSDAVVGDCDDPDAPTWTERVTRSLSAGVNGSGLQADETFPFWNNWFLSGEAKNVRIVLDTAAPGYWQGRFLLTKYEVTGNQGDGKIQSSLSLVSDGPVTWANGAP
- a CDS encoding trypsin-like serine protease, which translates into the protein MSALRSCSSFFAVVASLLLVSPASAIVGGGAPSADGVGRSVVTIVGSRGNFCSGTMIAPAIVLTAAHCVQSGATYKIVEYDAQRTPQLRDVAQVATHPQFNLQTMLAHRATADVALLRLANPVAAGRQPAQLGTPRIPIAVGGRFTVAGIGVTVRGDGKSGGIVRAASLVTTGQPGTLQIRLVDPLTGGKRDGLGACTGDSGGPVFEDQQGRSVLIGVVSWSTGPNGTAGCGGMTGVTPFSLYRDWIVQTARGWGGRL